A window of Panicum virgatum strain AP13 chromosome 8K, P.virgatum_v5, whole genome shotgun sequence contains these coding sequences:
- the LOC120645586 gene encoding uncharacterized protein LOC120645586 — MAPHEFYDTQVLPFPVRAKKSTIDEQFNRFLEMMQQVNINVPFMDAMKVPTYARCLKDIIDNKRPLPTTEVIKLTEACSAAILQQLPEKEKDPGCPTIRCSIGAQSFDKALCDLSASVSVMPKAVFDQLNYSVLTPTPMQLQLADSSVGHSEGTAEDVPVRVRDYFVPVDFVVLDMDNQKETTLILGRPFLNTTDAHIDVGAREILIHINGKEEKFDFWPKKE; from the coding sequence ATGGCTCCACACGAATTCTATGATACCCAAGTATTGCCGTTTCCTGTGAGAGCAAAGAAATCAACGATAGATGAGCAGTTCAACCGCTTCTTGGAGATGATGCAGCAAGTAAATATCAATGTGCCTTTTATGGATGCTATGAAGGTCCCAACCTACGCTCGCTGCCTCAAGGACATAATCGACAACAAGCGGCCACTGCCAACCACTGAAGTAATCAAGCTCACTGAGGCATGTAGTGCAGCTATACTTCAGCAATTGCCCGAGAAGGAAAAGGATCCAGGGTGTCCCACTATCAGATGTTCAATAGGGGCACAGAGCTTCGACAAAGCCCTATGTGATCTGAGTGCCAGTGTCAGTGTGATGCCTAAGGCAGTCTTTGATCAGCTCAACTACTCAGTGTTGACTCCAACACCTATGCAGTTGCAGTTGGCCGACTCTTCGGTAGGACATTCAGAGGGGACTGCTGAGGATGTTCCAGTGAGGGTGCGGGACTATTTTGTCCCTGTCGACTTTGTGGTACTTGATATGGATAATCAGAAGGAAACCACCCTCATTCTAGGACGGCCATTCCTCAATACAACAGATGCACACATCGATGTTGGAGCCAGGGAAATCCTAATCCATATCAATGGTaaagaggagaaatttgacTTCTGGCCTAAAAAGGAGTAG